In the genome of Myxococcus stipitatus, one region contains:
- a CDS encoding ATP-binding protein — protein sequence MKSRGDGTLKLRGDARVASPEAGPRPPRSLAASALSPVLAAVRANVERDTAGGPSVALPEPAPGSPLALLKERFGLSDFELSIIACAAAVELLPGFGRSCGAAMGDPTALLPSVAMCVARMPGASFEAFSPQGALRRFRLVHLGEGDVLTGRSVTLSESVLHFLLGTPCRDARIEPRVRVVQSGAVLPPSRVALVGLVSDALRSASAPHFQLVASSAEEVRPLLAAVATSLGRELWEFSAWALPESPDERDELLWTCVRDARLCGALLFFDVSSVGDAARVRQVAELVSRAPDPLLLCGPEVVRPVGRTVVSLAIPRLLHEEAKSLWREALSSTALPGAEVDLGSLAARFQLSPDGIASAAQSLVHAGANEPAQQTLWRACRLRSRVRLDDLAQRIEPEATWERLIVPEGELRTLRAIEAQVRHRALVFHEWGFSAQGERGTGTAAIFAGPSGTGKTMAAEVLAGALELDLYRIDLSAVVSKYIGETEKNLRRVFDAAEEGGAILLFDEADALFGKRTEVKDSHDRHSNVEVSYLLQRMESYQGLALLTTNLRKNIDLAFMRRIQFVVDFPFPDADLRERIWRAAFPERTPLEGVDPARLARLAVAGGNIKNIARNAAYLAAAESRPVGMQHLLDAARLEYAKLGQPLTPTEIRGWLP from the coding sequence ATGAAGTCGCGCGGCGATGGCACCCTCAAGCTCCGTGGGGATGCTCGGGTCGCGAGTCCCGAAGCCGGCCCCCGTCCTCCCCGCAGCCTGGCCGCGAGCGCGCTCTCGCCTGTCCTCGCGGCGGTGCGCGCCAACGTCGAGCGGGACACGGCGGGCGGGCCCTCAGTCGCGCTGCCAGAACCGGCCCCGGGCTCGCCGCTCGCCCTGCTGAAGGAGCGCTTCGGGCTGTCCGACTTCGAGCTGTCCATCATCGCGTGCGCGGCGGCCGTCGAGCTGCTCCCGGGATTTGGACGCAGCTGCGGCGCGGCCATGGGCGACCCGACGGCGCTGCTGCCCAGCGTGGCGATGTGCGTGGCGCGCATGCCCGGCGCGAGCTTCGAGGCGTTCTCACCACAGGGGGCGCTGCGCCGCTTCCGGCTGGTGCACCTGGGCGAAGGCGACGTCCTGACGGGACGGTCCGTGACGCTGTCCGAGAGCGTGCTGCACTTCCTGCTCGGGACGCCGTGCCGGGACGCACGCATCGAGCCGCGCGTGCGCGTGGTGCAGTCCGGCGCGGTGCTTCCTCCTTCGCGCGTGGCGCTCGTGGGGCTCGTCTCGGATGCGCTGCGCTCCGCGTCCGCGCCTCACTTCCAGCTCGTGGCCTCGAGCGCCGAGGAGGTGCGGCCCCTGCTCGCGGCGGTGGCGACCTCGCTGGGACGGGAGCTGTGGGAGTTCTCGGCGTGGGCGCTCCCGGAGTCTCCGGATGAGCGCGACGAGCTGCTGTGGACGTGCGTGCGTGATGCGCGTCTGTGTGGCGCGCTGCTGTTCTTCGACGTGTCGAGTGTGGGTGATGCGGCACGCGTCCGGCAGGTGGCCGAGCTTGTCTCGCGGGCACCCGACCCGCTGTTGCTGTGTGGTCCCGAGGTGGTTCGCCCCGTGGGCCGCACGGTGGTCAGCCTGGCGATACCGCGCCTGCTCCACGAGGAGGCGAAGTCCCTATGGAGGGAGGCGCTCTCCAGCACCGCGCTCCCTGGCGCGGAGGTCGACCTGGGTTCGCTCGCCGCCCGCTTCCAGCTGAGCCCGGACGGAATCGCTTCGGCGGCGCAGAGCCTGGTCCATGCCGGAGCCAACGAGCCGGCGCAGCAGACCCTCTGGCGTGCGTGCCGGCTGCGCTCGCGCGTCCGGTTGGATGACCTGGCCCAGCGCATCGAGCCCGAGGCCACCTGGGAGCGGCTGATTGTTCCCGAGGGAGAGCTGCGGACGCTGCGCGCCATCGAGGCGCAGGTTCGCCACCGGGCGCTCGTGTTCCACGAGTGGGGGTTCTCCGCGCAGGGAGAGCGCGGCACGGGCACCGCGGCCATCTTCGCGGGGCCCAGCGGCACCGGGAAGACGATGGCGGCCGAGGTGCTCGCGGGGGCGTTGGAGCTCGACCTCTACCGCATCGACCTGTCCGCGGTGGTGAGCAAGTACATCGGCGAGACGGAGAAGAACCTGCGCCGCGTGTTCGATGCGGCGGAGGAAGGCGGGGCCATCCTCCTGTTCGACGAGGCCGACGCGCTGTTCGGCAAGCGGACCGAGGTCAAGGACAGCCACGACCGGCACTCCAACGTGGAGGTGAGCTACCTGCTGCAGCGGATGGAGAGCTACCAAGGGCTCGCGCTGCTCACGACGAACCTGCGCAAGAACATCGACCTCGCGTTCATGCGGCGCATCCAGTTCGTCGTGGACTTCCCTTTTCCGGACGCGGACTTGCGCGAGCGAATCTGGCGGGCGGCGTTCCCGGAGCGGACGCCGCTGGAGGGAGTGGACCCGGCGCGTCTCGCGCGGCTGGCGGTCGCGGGCGGCAACATCAAGAACATCGCGCGGAATGCCGCATATCTCGCAGCCGCGGAGTCACGGCCGGTGGGCATGCAGCACCTGCTTGACGCCGCTCGACTCGAATATGCCAAGCTTGGACAGCCGCTGACTCCCACGGAGATAAGGGGCTGGCTGCCATGA